Proteins from one Candidatus Omnitrophota bacterium genomic window:
- a CDS encoding response regulator has translation MKTKVMIIEDEVDLCSLLALDLKEKGFDVISANDGLSGLEKVKAEKPDIVILDLILPELSGEEVCKEIRKDDSVCSTPILMLTAKNADVDKVIGKVIGANAYFTKPFDSGELFDQIKKLTSHKK, from the coding sequence ATGAAGACCAAAGTAATGATAATAGAAGATGAAGTGGATCTCTGTTCACTGTTGGCTTTAGACCTTAAAGAAAAGGGGTTTGATGTCATAAGTGCTAATGACGGCCTTTCCGGCCTTGAAAAAGTAAAAGCAGAAAAGCCTGACATTGTTATTTTGGACCTTATCCTTCCTGAGCTTAGCGGGGAGGAGGTTTGCAAAGAGATACGTAAAGATGATTCTGTCTGCTCTACTCCAATATTAATGCTTACGGCAAAAAATGCAGATGTTGATAAAGTCATAGGAAAAGTTATTGGGGCAAATGCGTATTTTACAAAACCATTTGATTCCGGAGAATTGTTTGATCAAATTAAAAAGCTTACCTCTCATAAAAAATAA
- a CDS encoding NAD(P)/FAD-dependent oxidoreductase yields the protein MKNRILIVGGGPAGLMAAIRASQLGVETLLIEKKSFLGQKLLLSGKGRCNVTNACDLNSFLKAFSHGEFLRDAFRKFFNQDLIAFFEERGLKLKVERQLRVFPVSDKSSSILDVLIKEAQKNKVIIICNSEIKEVLTKGDRACGVLLKDGKIIEADSVILAMGGASYTSTGSTGDGVKIAKKLGHDIIPLKPALVPLEVKGGIPARLEGLTLKNIVLKFNSGSKRLTSEIGELLFTHFGVSGPLVISLSGKISDWIADGGSVFLDIDLKPALTEMQLDLRILREIKLSPSKSIKNMLKELLPLRLIDVFMELLKIDANKKSNQITQKERLTIVRFLKNFRLEIKQTLPIEHAMVTKGGVSLKNINPRTMESRLIKDLYFAGEMIDVDADTGGFNLQAAFSTGYLAGESAALG from the coding sequence GTGAAAAATAGAATTTTGATTGTTGGCGGCGGCCCGGCTGGTTTGATGGCGGCAATAAGAGCCTCTCAGCTTGGGGTAGAAACATTGTTAATTGAAAAAAAATCATTCCTTGGGCAGAAACTTCTCTTAAGCGGCAAAGGGCGCTGCAATGTTACTAATGCCTGCGATTTAAATTCATTCTTAAAAGCTTTTTCACATGGAGAGTTTTTAAGAGATGCCTTCCGTAAATTCTTTAATCAGGACTTAATTGCTTTTTTTGAAGAAAGAGGCTTAAAGCTTAAAGTTGAGAGGCAGCTTAGGGTGTTTCCTGTAAGCGATAAATCAAGTAGTATACTTGATGTTTTGATAAAAGAAGCGCAGAAAAACAAAGTTATAATTATCTGTAATTCGGAGATAAAAGAAGTTTTGACAAAAGGGGATAGGGCTTGCGGAGTTTTGCTCAAGGACGGGAAGATTATTGAAGCCGATAGCGTGATTTTAGCTATGGGAGGCGCTTCTTATACTTCTACCGGCTCAACTGGGGATGGAGTTAAGATTGCCAAGAAGCTTGGGCATGATATTATCCCTTTAAAGCCGGCACTTGTGCCTCTGGAAGTAAAGGGAGGCATTCCCGCGAGGTTGGAAGGTTTAACTTTAAAAAATATTGTATTAAAATTTAACTCTGGAAGTAAACGTTTGACTTCTGAAATCGGGGAGTTGTTATTTACTCATTTCGGAGTATCGGGGCCTTTAGTGATATCTCTTAGTGGGAAGATCTCAGATTGGATTGCCGACGGAGGTTCAGTATTTTTGGATATTGATTTAAAGCCGGCTTTAACTGAAATGCAGCTTGATTTGCGTATTTTAAGAGAGATCAAACTTAGCCCGTCAAAAAGTATCAAGAATATGCTTAAAGAATTGTTGCCTTTAAGATTGATAGATGTGTTTATGGAGTTATTGAAAATTGACGCAAACAAAAAATCAAATCAGATTACCCAAAAAGAAAGGTTAACAATTGTAAGGTTTCTTAAGAATTTTCGCCTTGAAATTAAACAAACGCTTCCGATTGAGCATGCAATGGTTACGAAAGGGGGCGTTAGTTTAAAGAATATCAATCCGCGAACAATGGAATCGCGCTTAATCAAAGATTTATATTTTGCTGGAGAGATGATTGATGTGGATGCTGATACCGGAGGCTTTAATCTGCAAGCGGCGTTTTCAACGGGATATCTTGCGGGAGAGAGCGCTGCATTAGGTTAA
- the pyrE gene encoding orotate phosphoribosyltransferase — MSEKIKILKKRLFELLQVEALKRGNFILSSGKASTYYLDGRVITLTPEGAFLVASIILELIKDKDIKAVGGPTLGADPITGAVACLAHINQTGIKTFIVRKEAKGHGMQRQIEGPALNAGDKVILVDDVATTGKALIEAKTAVDKAGLKVDTAVVIVDRNEGAAENLSKVGLKLESIFKIEEFGV; from the coding sequence ATGAGTGAAAAAATAAAAATATTAAAGAAGAGATTGTTTGAGCTCCTGCAGGTAGAAGCTTTGAAGAGGGGGAATTTTATTTTATCTTCGGGCAAAGCAAGCACCTATTATCTTGACGGTAGGGTTATAACTTTGACGCCTGAAGGGGCTTTTCTGGTGGCTAGTATAATTTTAGAATTAATTAAGGATAAGGATATAAAGGCGGTTGGCGGTCCGACTTTAGGCGCAGATCCAATCACCGGAGCAGTTGCCTGCCTTGCGCATATCAATCAAACCGGTATTAAAACATTTATAGTGAGAAAAGAAGCTAAGGGGCATGGTATGCAACGTCAGATTGAAGGGCCTGCTTTGAATGCGGGAGATAAAGTGATTTTAGTTGATGATGTGGCAACAACCGGAAAGGCTTTGATTGAAGCAAAAACAGCTGTGGATAAAGCAGGATTAAAGGTAGATACTGCTGTTGTGATTGTTGATAGAAATGAGGGGGCAGCTGAAAACTTAAGTAAAGTAGGCTTGAAATTGGAGTCTATATTTAAAATAGAGGAATTCGGAGTTTAG
- a CDS encoding ComF family protein has translation MFVRLFNGLIDTFYPKRCLSCKSKIHKLAVDNFICAECWAKIKKNRPPFCHSCGRQLEKKGFAKNICSGCIRKMLHFDRAFSPCTYTGIIKELIHDFKYNQKDYLGLPLSKLMIEFIKEYSLPMDKIDFIIPMPLHKTRLREREFNQAEILSRHIGNEFKVDVLATCLERSRYTKTQTELSPHERFLNVENCFSVNGNRNLKRKNILLVDDVLTTAATSSEASRALKNAGSGIVFVLTLAN, from the coding sequence ATGTTTGTGCGCCTTTTTAATGGGCTGATAGATACATTCTATCCAAAAAGGTGTTTGAGCTGTAAAAGCAAGATCCATAAGCTTGCGGTTGACAATTTTATTTGCGCTGAGTGTTGGGCTAAAATCAAGAAAAACCGGCCTCCCTTTTGCCATAGCTGCGGCAGGCAGCTTGAAAAGAAAGGCTTTGCTAAAAATATCTGCTCCGGATGCATAAGAAAAATGCTGCATTTTGACCGGGCCTTTAGCCCCTGCACTTACACAGGTATTATTAAAGAATTAATCCATGATTTCAAATATAATCAGAAAGATTACCTTGGCCTGCCCTTAAGCAAATTAATGATTGAATTTATTAAAGAATACTCTTTACCTATGGACAAAATAGACTTTATTATCCCCATGCCTTTACATAAAACAAGGCTGAGAGAAAGAGAATTTAACCAAGCCGAAATCTTGAGCCGGCACATAGGTAATGAATTTAAGGTAGATGTTCTTGCAACTTGCCTGGAACGCAGTCGTTACACAAAGACTCAAACCGAATTGTCTCCTCATGAAAGATTCTTGAATGTGGAGAATTGTTTTTCTGTTAACGGAAACCGCAACTTAAAGAGAAAAAACATACTGTTAGTTGACGATGTATTGACAACCGCGGCCACATCTTCAGAAGCCTCAAGGGCATTAAAAAATGCTGGCTCAGGAATTGTTTTTGTATTAACATTAGCTAATTAA
- a CDS encoding Maf and M48 domain-containing protein, whose translation MRAIYLASDSKARKKLLNIFGIKFKVLPSNIEEKKNHSNSSFASLVKMNALNKAKDVAKKVQKGIIIGADTVVVQDGLIFGKPRGLKEAQRMLKRLSKKPQWLYTGLAVIDKDKKKVLVDYEKTKIYMDKLTDAEIRGYFASTSPLDKAGSFDIQGRGAFFIKRIEGCFYNVVGLPLRKLYIMLKKMEVGIFALLFCILLSGCSTEYNIATKEEDSLYYSTDKEVAMGQSIARQVEKEYKFVDDPLIQKRVQDIGKKIAAVCDRKEIDYYFYVLDDEDVNAVSLPGGYIYINKGLIEKCSSDDELAGVIAHEVGHIVARHSVKKLQVAQGYSILRLLVAVAPSGSSGAAVGTAADTAFTEILLGYGREDELLADQLGARYEKLAGYDPHGMIKFLNKLQSIKKKKPLAPPVYYKTHPYVPDRIRVVKQELGEGMDFKDYINIEQTTHRRDETE comes from the coding sequence ATGAGAGCTATTTATTTGGCTTCAGATTCTAAGGCAAGGAAGAAACTTCTGAATATCTTTGGGATAAAGTTTAAAGTGCTACCGAGCAATATTGAAGAGAAGAAGAATCATTCTAATTCTTCTTTTGCCTCTTTGGTTAAAATGAATGCTTTAAATAAAGCAAAAGACGTAGCAAAGAAAGTGCAAAAAGGCATTATTATCGGCGCAGATACGGTTGTTGTCCAGGATGGTTTGATTTTTGGCAAGCCAAGAGGCCTAAAAGAAGCGCAGAGAATGCTAAAAAGGCTTTCAAAAAAACCGCAATGGCTTTATACTGGATTAGCTGTGATTGACAAGGATAAAAAGAAGGTATTGGTTGATTATGAAAAAACAAAGATTTATATGGATAAATTGACAGATGCGGAGATTCGGGGTTATTTTGCTTCCACCTCTCCTCTAGATAAAGCCGGTAGTTTTGATATACAAGGAAGGGGAGCTTTTTTTATTAAAAGGATTGAGGGCTGTTTTTACAATGTTGTTGGTCTGCCTTTAAGGAAATTGTATATTATGTTAAAAAAGATGGAAGTCGGTATTTTTGCGTTGTTGTTTTGCATTCTTTTATCAGGATGTTCTACTGAGTATAATATTGCGACCAAAGAAGAAGACTCTCTTTATTACTCTACGGATAAAGAAGTGGCTATGGGTCAGTCAATAGCAAGGCAGGTTGAAAAAGAATATAAGTTTGTGGACGATCCTTTGATCCAGAAAAGGGTGCAGGATATAGGTAAAAAGATAGCAGCTGTCTGCGATAGAAAAGAAATAGATTATTATTTTTATGTTTTGGATGATGAGGATGTCAACGCGGTTTCGCTTCCCGGAGGATATATTTATATAAACAAAGGATTGATTGAAAAATGTTCAAGCGATGATGAGTTAGCCGGGGTTATTGCGCATGAGGTCGGGCACATTGTTGCGCGGCATAGCGTTAAAAAGCTGCAAGTTGCCCAGGGGTATTCAATACTCAGGCTTTTGGTAGCGGTTGCTCCCTCTGGAAGCAGTGGAGCTGCCGTAGGGACTGCTGCGGATACTGCATTTACCGAAATTTTGCTTGGTTACGGCCGCGAAGATGAGTTGTTAGCTGATCAATTAGGTGCAAGATATGAGAAATTAGCCGGGTATGATCCGCATGGAATGATTAAATTCTTGAATAAATTACAAAGCATAAAGAAAAAGAAGCCGCTTGCACCACCAGTTTATTATAAAACCCACCCTTATGTACCTGATAGAATACGTGTAGTTAAGCAAGAGCTGGGAGAAGGGATGGATTTCAAGGATTATATAAATATTGAACAAACTACCCATAGAAGGGATGAAACAGAGTAA